In Desulfofustis limnaeus, the genomic stretch GGGTGGCGGCCGTCGTTCCCGCTGGCGGCGGGTCTGCAAGATGCGTACGACTGGTATCTGGCTCGCACCAGGGAGCGAAGAGACAGCTGACCGGCGGCACGGCGGCGTCGCCGGTTTCGCAGGCCGGTATTTCTGCATTACTGAAAAGCGATGAAAAGCGAAGACTATTCCGAATCACTGGTGGTGCATTTCCGCCGGGCCGAGGTGCTTCGGCAGCAGGCGCTCGATCTGCTGGCCATCGACCTCAACGAGCGGCAGCTGTTCGATCTGGAGCTGCTGCTCAACCGCGGTTTCTATCCCCTGACCGGTTTCATGGACCAGGCCGTTTACGAGTCGGTGGTGCAGCGGATGTGCCTCTCCGACGGCAGCGTCTGGCCGTTGCCGATCTGTCTCGATGTCACGGAAGAGACGGCCCGGCGGCTGGTCCCCGGACAGGCGGTGGCCCTCAATGACCAAGAAGGGTTCCTGCTGGCCCTGCTGACCGTCTCGGATATCTGGACGCCTGATCGGCGTGAGGAGGCGCGGCGGGTCTTCGGCACCGACGATCCGGCCGTGCACCCCGGTGTCAGGCAGTTGCTGGAGGGCACCAACCCCTGCTACGTGGGGGGGACGGTGGAAGGGGTCAGCCTGCCGATTCACTACGATTTCCTGCAGCTGCGCCTGACACCTTCGGAGACCGTGCGACGCTTCACCATGAGTGGTTGGCGCCGGGTGCTTGGTTTCCATACCGAACATTACCTGCACTGTGCCCATCGGGAGATGGTCTTTGATGCGGCCCGCCGGGTGGGGGCGGCCGTCTTCCTGCAGCCGGTGGTGGGGCTTGATCATCCCGGTGACGTGGATTTCTATACCCATATCCGGTGCTATCAGGTGTTCACCAGCAAATTTCCGCCCAACATGATCATGCTCGGGCTCTCCCCGTTCGCCTCCCGCCGGGCCGGTCCGCGGGAGGCGCTGCTGCAGGCGATCATGCGGCGCAACTTCGGCTGCACCCACTTCATGGTGGCCGAGGACCATGCCGATCCGTTTGCCAGGAGCAACGGGGAGCCGACCCGGCTCTTCTATGAGAAGGGGGCGGCTCAGGAACTGGTGGCCCAGTATGCCGCCAGGACCGGAATCGAGATGGTGCCGCAACAGGATTATTGCTTTGATGAAGAGAGCGGCCGCTATTACCCGGTGCAAGAGGCCCCTTCGGAGGCGGCCCGGGTCATCACCTCAACGGAGTTGCAGCAGCGGATGACCGGGGGCGAGACGATCCCCCCCTGGTTCGTCTGGCCGGACATGGTGACTGAGTTGCAGCGGGCCTTCCCGCCCCGGTCGAAACAGGGGTTCACCATCTTCTTGACCGGTCTGTCGGGGTCCGGGAAATCGACGATCGCCAAGGTGTTGCTGGTCAAGTTCATGGAGCTCAGGGAGCGGCCGGTGACGCTGCTCGATGGCGACATCGTGCGCAAGAATCTCTCGTCGGAGCTGTCGTATTCACGCGAACACCGAAACCTCAACGTGACCCGTATCGGCTTCGTGGCCAGTGAGATAACCAAGAACGGCGGCATTGCCATCTGTGCGCCGATCGCGCCCTACGAGGAATCGAGACAGGCCAACCGGGCGCTCATCTCACGCTACGGCGGCTATGTCGAAGTGCATGTCTCCACGCCGCTCGAGGTGTGCGAGCAGCGTGATCGCAAGGGGTTGTATGCCAAGGCCCGGGCCGGCAAGATCCAGGGCGTCACCGGCATTACCGACCCGTACATTCCGCCGTCCCAGCCCGAACTGTGCATCGACACCTCGACCATCACCCCGTTGGAGGCCGCCCAGGAGATTATCCTTCATCTGCAGCAGCAGGGGTACCTGGCGTAACGGCACAAGGCGGGACCTCGCCTATTCAAACTTCTTTTTGATGGAGCGGATAAAGTCCTTGGTCAAACGGGGGTGGGTGCTCAGGACGGAAAACAGCTCCGGGCTGAGCGATGCCTGAAAAAACTCGTCACTCTGCGCATAGGTCAAGCCGCGGGACACGGCTTCCTCCGCCTTGCTGGTGACCAGTTCCCGGTCCTCGGGACGATCGATGTAGGAGAGGATGCCGGAAACCACATCGGGCAATGCCACTTTGTCGCGCAGGTCGGCGAGTTCTTCCTCAATCTCCTCCTGCGCTGCTGCCGTCTTTTCTTCCATCGCAGCCAAACGTCCTTTTACTTCGGCCAGATCCTCGATCACCTGGTTGAACCGCTCTACCACCTCCTGCTGATCCTGAACCTGTTTTTGCAGCGTCGTGACCGTCTCGGCCAGGATCGGGACTTCTTTGCCGGCACCACCCGGCGGGCTGAAGGCATCGTCCCGTCTTGGCATCGTTTGCGCTTTCACCGGACTCGGGACACTACCGCGAATCCGTTCATAGAATGAAGCGAGCGCGGAACGCAGATAACCGCCGAACTCACGGCCCTTGTCAATGGAGTAGATGGACACGGCTCCGAGAAAGAGACCGATGATGATGGCGATGGAGACAACGATGGCGACAAAGAGCCCGATCAGAAAAAGAATCCCGGAAGCGAGTCCGGCAATACTGCCCAGGAAGCCTTGTGGTTCTGAATTGGCCACGATGGCAATCAGCAGAAAGACGACAAGCAGGATGATCCCGGATTGGATGAGCGGGTTTTTCAGATCGTTTTTGTTCATGGTCTACTCCTTGGCAAAAATGAACCGTCACGGTTCGACCGGTTGTTCACGTCGGTTTCGGCAGCGGCTCTCGGTCATCGGTCTAGCAGCTGTTCTCTTCCTTAAAAAAACACGCAAACGGTGAGCCTGTCAAGCAATGCAGGCACCGAAGAAGCGATTTCCCGGTTGGGCCTGACGCAGGCTGACGTGTCGGAGGACGCGAGGGTGGTTGCCGACTGGTGCGGACCAGCATGAGCGACGGCAACCGTTCACGAAGCGGATGCCGTCGTCTTGCGCAAAGCGGCGATACGTTGGAGGACCGGCGGGTGACTGTGGCTGAGGGCCACGGCGAGGGGATGCGGGGTCAGATTGCTCAGGTTTTCCCGGCTCAGCTTTTTCAGAGATCGAACCAGAGCTTCCGGGTCTCCGGTGGTCTCGGCGGCAAACCGATCGGCGGCATATTCATGCCGGCGCGACAGCCAGTTGACCAGCACCGCCAACACGGTGCTGACCGGGGCGTAGAGGAAGGCGAAAAAAGCGAGGCTGGCGTAGACGGATACCTGTTCCACCCCAAAGGCGGCAAAGAGATACGGATTTTCCAGAATAAGGGCCAGCAGGAAGAACAACAAGCCGGTCTGCAGGATGGAGGCGGCCATCATGATCCAGATATGGCGTTTTTTGTAATGGCCCATCTCATGGGCGAGGACGGCAATAATTTCGTCTTGTTCCAGCTTTTCCACGAGGGTGTCGAAGAAGACAATCTTTCTGAAGCGGCCGAACCCGGTGAAAAAGGCATTCAATTTACGGGAGCGGCGCGAGCCGTCCATGGTGTAAATCCCGCCGCTGTTGAACTGCTGGCTGACGGTATAATCGAGAATTGCCTGGCGTAGAGCTCCTGCCGGTAAGGGAGTGAAGGTGTTGAACAGCGGCATGAGCAGAACCGGGGCGAGAAACTGGACGATAAAGCCGAAACAGGTGACTCCCAGCCAGCAATAGAGCCAGGCCAGGTCGCCGCCGTTTTCGAAAAACCAGAGAATCAGGGCGAGCACTGGACCGCCCAACAGGATGGTCAGCAGGGTTGCTTTGCCGAGATCAGCCAGAAAGGTGGCGGGGGTGGTCCGGTTGAAACCGAATCGCGCCTCAATGGCAAAGATCGAGTAGAGCGAGAAGGGCAGGCTGAGAAGGAAGGACAAGACGAGCAAGCAGCCGATGAAGAGGAGGCCG encodes the following:
- a CDS encoding M48 family metallopeptidase, with protein sequence MNLWLVFILAVLIGHLLLDLVIARFNLLALAPELPDEFADCYDAQHYAKSQHYTRVRTRFGMLQGIVTTAVTVIFLLAGGFAAVDRLARSFSFASITTGLLFIGCLLVLSFLLSLPFSLYSIFAIEARFGFNRTTPATFLADLGKATLLTILLGGPVLALILWFFENGGDLAWLYCWLGVTCFGFIVQFLAPVLLMPLFNTFTPLPAGALRQAILDYTVSQQFNSGGIYTMDGSRRSRKLNAFFTGFGRFRKIVFFDTLVEKLEQDEIIAVLAHEMGHYKKRHIWIMMAASILQTGLLFFLLALILENPYLFAAFGVEQVSVYASLAFFAFLYAPVSTVLAVLVNWLSRRHEYAADRFAAETTGDPEALVRSLKKLSRENLSNLTPHPLAVALSHSHPPVLQRIAALRKTTASAS
- a CDS encoding bifunctional sulfate adenylyltransferase/adenylylsulfate kinase encodes the protein MKSEDYSESLVVHFRRAEVLRQQALDLLAIDLNERQLFDLELLLNRGFYPLTGFMDQAVYESVVQRMCLSDGSVWPLPICLDVTEETARRLVPGQAVALNDQEGFLLALLTVSDIWTPDRREEARRVFGTDDPAVHPGVRQLLEGTNPCYVGGTVEGVSLPIHYDFLQLRLTPSETVRRFTMSGWRRVLGFHTEHYLHCAHREMVFDAARRVGAAVFLQPVVGLDHPGDVDFYTHIRCYQVFTSKFPPNMIMLGLSPFASRRAGPREALLQAIMRRNFGCTHFMVAEDHADPFARSNGEPTRLFYEKGAAQELVAQYAARTGIEMVPQQDYCFDEESGRYYPVQEAPSEAARVITSTELQQRMTGGETIPPWFVWPDMVTELQRAFPPRSKQGFTIFLTGLSGSGKSTIAKVLLVKFMELRERPVTLLDGDIVRKNLSSELSYSREHRNLNVTRIGFVASEITKNGGIAICAPIAPYEESRQANRALISRYGGYVEVHVSTPLEVCEQRDRKGLYAKARAGKIQGVTGITDPYIPPSQPELCIDTSTITPLEAAQEIILHLQQQGYLA